One Salarias fasciatus chromosome 22, fSalaFa1.1, whole genome shotgun sequence DNA segment encodes these proteins:
- the LOC115409183 gene encoding nuclear pore complex protein Nup153-like — MANLEIILQELRDFRRENSETLKEIKDNIKSESNRIDDAKQWIVKAEERLQHVEEATQELLALQKLFDDRLLDLEGHLRGKNIRIHGVKEGAEDCAKSMIEFVDALLRIQLELPISLHFLIEKAHRAPASRPPQDSTRRAIVVRFKSFRMKYEILKRAWQKKGFEYEGSRVFLDHDYAPEALTKRQEYAEAENVLTERNICFQTPFPARSRAFDEGEIRIANSAEEATTGMARRGLQVTMLKPKESGLEKTKCLTLQDPPKASTPPCVPLTFSSPIVKPTAAGPPSFSPSAGFTFGTPVAKLGPTPTTAAGASVEAASSASSAPVFGLGDKFKKPEGAWDCDVCLVQNKAADVQCVVCEAAKPGASMEPKAFSGVFKASADWTCDVCLTPNKLSDTKCVCCAAPQPNSSPKSIDSKQTPAPSVGLESSSKNTSTTTTSTAAAEAATGFGSVFSKPTGTWDCDTCLVLNKPDAVKCVACETAKPGTGLKPSLTLPSAFSAVKTVSTPAEPAATGFTGFGDKFKKPEGSWECDTCMVQNKAEDTKCVACTSAKPGASAEAASSASSAPVFGLGDKFKKPEGAWDCDVCQAQNKAADVQCVACQAAKPGASVEPKAFGSSAGGTTLVLSTPTYGGFKFGTSDKQTSSSLSAAGGLKFGGSLSESTASSGGFKFGVPFGSAPSETTPKDSTASSGFKFGSSDGFKFGTASSEDKSEQPAAGSGLKFYTSHGIVFRPGSSSTESNSSKGGFTFGLSKPNPTTTTTATTTGSVLGDPSLATNASQGRPAFGSLQANKEPATPKFTFGKPDNKKDVAGSSLLSNYKRQRGAASTRGFSFNKSSAPAKQPSLAFTFGKPADKSEAVTSEAPKPTFTFRQNAAASGGFQFGGSSGFGATNNTSSVFTFGAGATGSPAPATNPSMAPQPGSGFIFNQTPVNIGSNKPLTASPAGQKAIPRHKIWKGEDGPGRRTGPSFYTLRSVNE, encoded by the exons ATGGCAAACTTGGAGATAATACTTCAAGAGCTGCGGGACTTCCGTCGTGAAAACTCTGAAACCCTCAAAGAAATCAAAGACAACATCAAAAGTGAAAGTAACAGGATAGACGACGCCAAGCAGTGGATCGTGAAAGCGGAGGAGCGATTACAGCACGTCGAGGAGGCAACACAGGAACTGCTGGCGCTACAGAAGCTGTTCGACGACAGGCTGCTGGATCTGGAGGGACACTTGAGGGGGAAAAACATCAGGATTCACGGGGTgaaggagggagcagaggactGCGCCAAATCCATGATTGAATTTGTTGATGCACTTTTACGAATACAGCTGGAGTTGCCAAtttctcttcacttcctgaTTGAGAAAGCCCACCGAGCCCCAGCATCACGTCCTCCCCAGGATTCCACACGGAGAGCTATTGTGGTCAGATTCAAGAGTTTTAGAATGAAATACGAGATTCTTAAGAGGGCATGGCAGAAGAAAGGCTTCGAGTATGAGGGGAGCAGAGTGTTTCTGGATCATGATTATGCACCGGAGGCATTGACAAAACGTCAGGAATATGCAGAAGCAGAAAACGTCTTGACAGAGAGGAATATATGTTTCCAAACACCGTTCCCAGCAAGATCACGAGCGTTCGACGAGGGTGAGATACGTATTGCTAACTCTGCTGAGGAGGCGACCACGGGCATGGCCAGGAGAGGGCTGCAGGTGACGATGCTGAAACCTAAGGAGAGCGGTCTGGAGAAGACGAAGTGCCTAACATTGCAG GATCCACCAAAGGCTTCAACACCCCCCTGTGTACCTTTGACTTTCTCCTCTCCTATTGTCAAACCCACTGCTGCTGGTCCACCTTCCTTTTCCCCTTCT GCTGGATTTACTTTCGGTACACCTGTAGCAAAGTTAGGTCCCACCCCAACTACAGCAGCAG GTGCTTCAGTAGAAGCTGCTTCATCAGCCAGCAGTGCACCAGTGTTTGGTCTGGGAGACAAGTTTAAAAAGCCAGAGGGGGCCTGGGACTGTGACGTCTGTCTGGTGCAGAACAAGGCTGCAGATGTCCAGTGTGTAGTCTGTGAAGCAGCCAAACCTGGAGCTAGTATGGAGCCCAAGG CGTTCTCCGGGGTTTTCAAAGCCTCAGCAGACTGGACCTGTGACGTCTGTTTGACTCCCAACAAACTGTCGGACAcaaagtgtgtttgttgtgcGGCTCCGCAGCCCAACTCTTCACCCAAGTCCATAGATAGTAAACAAACCCCTGCACCTTCTGTTggcctggagagcagcagcaaaaacaccTCGACAactacaacatcaacagcagcagcagaagcagccacAGGGTTTGGCTCGGTGTTTTCCAAACCTACAGGAACGTGGGACTGCGACACGTGTCTTGTTCTCAACAAGCCCGATGCAGTAAAGTGTGTGGCCTGTGAAACAGCCAAACCTGGGACGGGACTCAAGCCGTCCCTGACTCTTCCTTCTGCCTTCTCAGCTGTTAAGACTGTATCGACCCCCGCAGAGCCTGCTGCGACAGGCTTCACGGGATTTGGAGACAAATTCAAAAAACCTGAAGGCTCATGGGAGTGTGATACATGTATGGTACAGAACAAGGCCGAGGACACCAAGTGTGTGGCCTGCACGAGTGCAAAACCAG GTGCTTCAGCAGAAGCTGCTTCATCAGCCAGCAGTGCACCAGTGTTTGGTCTGGGAGACAAGTTTAAAAAGCCAGAGGGGGCCTGGGACTGTGACGTCTGTCAGGCGCAGAACAAGGCTGCAGATGTCCAGTGTGTAGCCTGTCAAGCAGCCAAACCTGGAGCTAGTGTGGAGCCCAAAG CCTTCGGTTCTTCAGCTGGTGGGACCACGCTTGTCTTATCTACCCCTACTTATGGTGGCTTCAAGTTTGGCACATCAGACAAACAGACATCCTCTTCATTATCGGCGGCCGGTGGTTTAAAGTTTGGGGGCTCACTGTCAGAGTCGACGGCTTCTTCAGGTGGATTTAAATTTGGTGTCCCGTTTGGAAGCGCCCCGTCAGAAACCACTCCTAAAGACAGTACAGCCTCATCAGGGTTCAAGTTCGGCTCGTCCGATGGTTTTAAATTCGGAACTGCCTCCAGTGAAGATAAGTCAGAGCAGCCTGCGGCAGGTTCAGGGTTAAAGTTTTACACCAGTCATGGTATCGTGTTTAGGCCTGGATCTTCTAGCACAGAAAGTAACTCCTCCAAAGGTGGCTTCACATTTGGACTGTCAAAACCCAACCCCACAACCACCACAACAGCAACCACAACCGGGTCTGTGTTGGGCGATCCAAGTTTGGCAACCAATGCGTCACAAGGGAGACCTGCTTTTGGATCATTACAGGCAAACAAGGAGCCGGCTACTCCCAAGTTCACCTTCGGGAAACCAGACAACAAGAAGGACGTCGCAGGCTCCTCGTTGCTGTCTAACTACAAGAGGCAACGAGGAGCCGCAAGTACAAGAGGCTTTTCCTTCAACAAGTCCAGTGCGCCAGCAAAACAGCCTTCACTGGCTTTCACATTCGGGAAGCCAGCAGATAAGAGTGAAGCCGTCACTTCAGAGGCTCCCAAACCCACCTTCACGTTCAGACAAAATGCTGCAG CGAGTGGAGGCTTCCAGTTTGGAGGAAGCAGTGGCTTCGGAGCTACAAACAACACTTCCAGCGTGTTTACCTTTGGAGCGGGAGCCACTGGCTCCCCTGCTCCTGCCACCAACCCCTCCATGGCACCCCAACCAGGAAGTGGATTCATCTTTAACCAAACTCCAGTTAATATTGG GTCAAATAAACCCCTCACTGCCTCTCCAGCCGGACAAAAAGCCATCCCTCGGCACAAAATCTGGAAAGGGGAGGATGGACCGGGCCGGAGGACTGGGCCCTCGTTCTACACACTTAGGAGTGTTAATGAATAG